One Deinococcus misasensis DSM 22328 DNA segment encodes these proteins:
- a CDS encoding amino acid ABC transporter permease, with translation MNIAEVLEGFKTVFEGDRPRLLWTATVMTLQISLSALGVGLVAGGLIAVLRLWRVPVLSQLGHAYVTFVRGIPLIVQLSVVYYGLPALGIYLDAFPAAVLALGLYSAAYVSEIIRGGLQSIPRGQIEAARSLGLSNLQTLQSVILPQAMMFILPALGNEFISLILGSSLASAVTITELFRQGSLIIGATYRQFETYAVLAVVYFLITFSLTRLIRFLERKYTRGLQAENQDRRVI, from the coding sequence GTGAACATTGCCGAAGTGCTGGAAGGCTTCAAAACGGTTTTTGAAGGAGACCGCCCCAGACTCCTGTGGACGGCCACGGTCATGACCCTGCAAATCAGCCTCAGTGCCCTTGGGGTGGGACTGGTTGCAGGGGGGCTGATTGCGGTGCTCAGGCTCTGGAGGGTTCCAGTGCTGTCACAACTCGGGCATGCTTACGTGACTTTTGTGCGGGGCATTCCCCTGATTGTGCAGCTCAGCGTGGTGTATTACGGACTTCCTGCCCTCGGGATTTATCTGGATGCTTTTCCTGCTGCCGTGCTGGCTCTGGGTCTGTACTCGGCGGCCTATGTCTCCGAGATCATCCGGGGCGGCCTGCAAAGCATTCCCAGAGGTCAGATCGAAGCGGCGCGCAGTCTGGGCCTCAGCAACCTCCAGACCCTGCAATCGGTGATCCTGCCACAAGCCATGATGTTCATTTTGCCTGCTCTGGGAAACGAATTCATTTCCCTGATTCTGGGCAGCAGTCTGGCTTCTGCGGTCACCATCACCGAACTGTTCCGGCAGGGGAGCCTGATCATCGGGGCCACCTACCGGCAGTTTGAAACTTATGCGGTGCTGGCGGTGGTCTACTTCTTGATCACCTTCAGTTTGACCCGTCTCATTCGCTTTCTGGAACGCAAATACACCAGAGGGTTGCAGGCCGAAAATCAGGACCGCCGGGTGATCTGA
- a CDS encoding NUDIX domain-containing protein: MRHRNWDNFHEDLVEQYQVHSTREIHPRPRQILVDHVETHSGMQFEYVYRPLGAAAVFVLPITSDGQVALIRQYRHPLRREIIEIPAGSVEPGEDIFECAKRELLEEVGGTAEEWHPLPAFFPQPAFTGAIFYPFLALGVTLGEPQLEETEFITLQPTPLPEVYRMLDAGEILDGNSVIALYQARPLLVQRGLL; encoded by the coding sequence ATGCGTCATCGCAACTGGGACAACTTTCATGAAGACCTGGTCGAACAGTACCAAGTCCACTCGACCCGAGAAATCCATCCACGGCCCCGCCAGATTCTGGTGGACCACGTGGAAACCCACAGTGGGATGCAGTTTGAGTACGTGTACCGCCCTCTGGGAGCGGCAGCGGTGTTCGTGCTACCCATCACCTCAGATGGACAGGTGGCCTTGATCCGCCAGTACCGTCACCCCCTGCGCCGTGAAATCATTGAAATTCCAGCAGGCAGTGTGGAACCCGGCGAAGACATCTTCGAGTGTGCCAAACGGGAACTGCTGGAAGAGGTGGGCGGAACCGCAGAAGAATGGCATCCCCTGCCTGCTTTCTTCCCGCAACCGGCTTTCACAGGAGCGATTTTTTATCCTTTTCTGGCTCTGGGTGTGACCCTCGGAGAGCCCCAACTGGAGGAAACCGAGTTCATCACCCTGCAACCCACCCCCCTGCCAGAGGTCTACCGCATGCTGGATGCCGGAGAAATTCTGGACGGCAATTCGGTGATTGCCCTGTATCAGGCCCGTCCTTTGCTGGTCCAGAGGGGCCTGCTGTAA
- a CDS encoding N-acetylmuramoyl-L-alanine amidase family protein yields MLLRYYGKVQHLRRFFTVLLSSLVLSSALAQGVLPVPRFAKREGFTRVVLDLPPNTPYLVSYLPDGIQIRLTGVQAEALSGTINPQDVQSWSYLADPEGVTVRFKTPFQVTEQKGLKLLPLPPSEESASFRLVLDFSAAMLRIDPFLPPPLAFFPTNSQIVLDPGHGGSDPGAVGGVIEKEVTLKIALLVRDYLSQAGALVTLTRDRDVDLSPIKDRDLRARAAMGRPPQQYFVSIHVNSDSGGNGAGIETWYYTPQSQTFAQALQNRMIEMTGHTSRGVKRAPFVVIKETFVPSALVEVGFASHLLDSENLRNDVHLQRIAYGIAQAIRDQYPAVPINPILPVPPIP; encoded by the coding sequence ATGCTTTTAAGGTACTACGGAAAGGTGCAGCACCTCAGGCGTTTTTTCACGGTTTTGCTTTCTTCCCTCGTCCTCTCCAGTGCGCTTGCTCAGGGTGTGCTGCCTGTTCCCCGATTTGCCAAACGGGAAGGGTTCACAAGGGTGGTGCTGGATTTGCCCCCCAACACCCCTTATCTGGTCAGTTACCTGCCCGATGGGATCCAGATCCGCCTGACGGGCGTGCAGGCCGAAGCCCTCTCTGGCACCATCAACCCGCAGGATGTGCAGTCGTGGTCTTACCTTGCAGATCCAGAGGGGGTCACGGTGCGCTTCAAAACCCCTTTTCAGGTCACCGAGCAAAAAGGCCTGAAACTTTTGCCCCTCCCTCCCAGTGAGGAGAGCGCTTCGTTTCGTCTGGTGCTGGATTTCTCTGCAGCGATGTTGCGCATTGATCCCTTTTTGCCACCTCCGCTTGCCTTTTTTCCAACCAACAGCCAGATTGTGCTGGACCCCGGTCACGGGGGCAGCGATCCCGGTGCTGTGGGAGGGGTCATTGAAAAAGAAGTGACCCTGAAAATTGCCCTGTTGGTGCGCGATTACCTGTCTCAAGCTGGAGCCCTTGTGACCCTGACCCGGGACCGGGACGTGGACCTGAGCCCCATCAAAGACCGGGACTTGCGGGCCAGAGCAGCGATGGGCCGTCCGCCGCAGCAGTACTTTGTCAGCATCCATGTGAACAGCGACTCGGGTGGAAACGGAGCTGGCATCGAAACGTGGTATTACACCCCCCAGAGCCAAACTTTCGCACAGGCCCTGCAAAACCGCATGATTGAAATGACTGGGCACACCTCCAGAGGGGTCAAGAGGGCCCCTTTTGTGGTGATCAAAGAAACCTTTGTGCCTTCTGCTCTGGTGGAGGTGGGGTTTGCCAGCCACCTGTTGGACAGCGAAAACCTCAGGAACGATGTGCACTTGCAGCGCATTGCTTACGGCATCGCACAGGCCATTCGGGACCAGTATCCGGCTGTACCCATCAACCCCATCTTGCCTGTTCCGCCCATCCCTTGA
- a CDS encoding IMPACT family protein: protein MVLFTTLKHPTEHQEDIKGSDFLVYASRADTPESALQFVQAIRQKHPEATHVCWAYKIEQQYRFNDDGEPGGTAGQPILRAIEGQGLDHTVVAVVRYYGGTKLGAGGLARAYGGTAAEALRLAEKHQELPRVQLSIQVPFELANVMYRLLENYTLFERSDEYTDQGLTLHLTLLASEVEALEIQVRDASRGQASWTVHS, encoded by the coding sequence ATGGTGCTCTTCACCACCCTGAAACACCCCACAGAGCATCAGGAGGACATCAAAGGTTCGGATTTTCTGGTGTATGCCTCCAGAGCCGACACCCCTGAAAGTGCCCTGCAATTTGTGCAGGCCATCCGCCAGAAACACCCTGAAGCCACCCACGTGTGCTGGGCCTACAAAATTGAGCAGCAATACCGCTTCAACGACGATGGGGAGCCGGGAGGAACTGCCGGACAACCCATCTTGCGTGCCATCGAAGGACAGGGACTGGACCACACAGTGGTGGCCGTGGTGCGCTATTACGGCGGAACCAAACTCGGGGCTGGAGGGCTGGCACGGGCTTACGGAGGCACGGCAGCAGAAGCCCTCCGGTTGGCCGAAAAGCATCAGGAATTGCCCAGAGTGCAGCTTTCCATTCAGGTGCCTTTCGAACTGGCAAACGTGATGTACCGCCTGCTGGAAAATTACACCCTGTTTGAGCGTTCAGATGAGTACACCGATCAGGGCCTCACCCTGCACCTGACCTTGCTGGCCTCTGAAGTGGAGGCTCTGGAAATTCAAGTTCGGGACGCTTCCAGAGGGCAGGCAAGCTGGACTGTGCACTCATGA
- a CDS encoding S-layer homology domain-containing protein: MRKRLILTAAILLSAPMAFAQDTTTTSAPVTVSDVPAGHWAEEAVRYAVANGLVEGFPDGTFRGNENLTRYQMALILYRLVNSPNMKNVDDAGLTLIKNALDELSGEFDAIRATLEAGEQADQDRDDRIAALEEQVEALVEELRITREDLAAAREQIATVQATPGPQGPAGPQGPAGETGPQGPAGPQGPAGPAGETGAQGPAGEPGPAGPQGPAGETGPQGPAGPAGETGPQGPAGETGPQGPAGEPGPAGPQGPAGEPGTSGTVTTTPNVDIVPDPVGTTPDTTTEPVNNDFTVSAPVYSPRFSVALTGSASLNESTSFQDRLEFGGMIGVNRVFGNTGLRLGASYRPSNQALDVNANLIAEFDNGARFTPYLGLGAGWKQAPLQNGSGTGSDFYIGGVVGAKFDINERIALFGEFDPQYNLTTNTVDAAGNLGVKSRIGVKFSF; this comes from the coding sequence ATGCGCAAAAGGTTGATTTTGACCGCCGCCATCCTTCTGAGTGCACCCATGGCATTTGCACAAGACACCACGACCACCAGTGCCCCTGTGACCGTCAGTGACGTTCCAGCCGGCCACTGGGCCGAAGAAGCCGTGCGTTACGCCGTGGCCAACGGTCTGGTGGAAGGTTTTCCAGATGGCACCTTCCGGGGCAATGAAAACCTGACCCGTTACCAGATGGCCCTGATCCTCTACCGTCTGGTGAACAGCCCCAACATGAAAAATGTCGATGATGCGGGCCTCACCCTGATCAAAAACGCTCTGGACGAGCTGTCCGGTGAATTTGATGCCATTCGAGCCACCCTTGAAGCCGGTGAACAGGCCGATCAGGACCGCGATGACCGCATTGCCGCTCTGGAAGAGCAGGTGGAAGCTCTGGTCGAAGAACTGCGCATCACCCGGGAAGACTTGGCTGCTGCCCGAGAGCAAATCGCCACGGTGCAAGCCACCCCCGGCCCTCAAGGTCCTGCTGGTCCACAGGGTCCTGCCGGTGAAACAGGTCCTCAGGGTCCCGCTGGTCCTCAAGGTCCTGCCGGTCCTGCTGGAGAAACGGGTGCCCAGGGTCCTGCTGGAGAACCCGGCCCTGCTGGCCCTCAGGGTCCTGCCGGTGAAACAGGTCCTCAGGGTCCCGCTGGTCCTGCTGGTGAGACAGGTCCCCAGGGTCCTGCTGGTGAAACGGGTCCTCAGGGTCCCGCTGGAGAACCCGGTCCTGCTGGCCCTCAGGGTCCTGCGGGTGAACCCGGCACCAGTGGCACTGTGACCACCACCCCCAACGTGGACATCGTTCCTGATCCTGTCGGCACCACTCCTGACACCACCACAGAGCCTGTCAACAACGACTTCACGGTCAGTGCACCTGTGTACAGCCCGAGGTTCTCTGTGGCACTCACAGGCTCTGCCAGCCTGAATGAAAGCACTTCTTTTCAGGACCGTCTGGAATTTGGTGGCATGATCGGCGTGAACCGCGTGTTCGGCAACACCGGTCTGCGTCTGGGGGCTTCCTACCGTCCCAGCAATCAGGCTCTGGACGTGAATGCCAACCTGATCGCCGAATTTGACAACGGTGCCCGCTTCACCCCCTATCTGGGTCTGGGTGCAGGCTGGAAACAGGCCCCCCTGCAAAATGGCAGTGGAACCGGATCGGACTTCTACATCGGTGGTGTGGTCGGTGCCAAATTTGACATCAACGAACGCATCGCCCTGTTCGGTGAGTTTGATCCCCAGTACAACCTGACCACCAACACCGTGGACGCAGCAGGCAATCTGGGTGTGAAATCCAGAATCGGTGTGAAGTTCAGCTTCTGA
- a CDS encoding phosphatase PAP2 family protein, which translates to MQLIEQLQSIFGGLQGFWLFMTNFGSDMAFIALLALYYWLVNPAGGRQLGVWFGISLLVNTLIKDTLNYPRPYDLKPELATEAAKATGTGPGLPSGHAQMSATMWWIAATQIKKSWFWVLAVVVVVLVGLSRMVLGVHFPSDVVAGLLLGGLFVLTAAFVQVPGLNTIARVITGIAGLGLALLLPELALSFAVLTGALICSGKYESPRTAGGKALTALVGLLLVAVVYVGPKLVLSDEMEHSAAGEFLRYFVLVLTALAAVPRIMKFKRLTAEPVTTVDGVRV; encoded by the coding sequence ATGCAACTGATTGAGCAATTGCAAAGCATTTTTGGAGGTTTGCAGGGCTTTTGGCTGTTCATGACCAACTTTGGAAGCGACATGGCTTTCATTGCCCTGCTGGCCCTGTATTACTGGCTGGTGAATCCTGCTGGAGGCAGGCAACTCGGGGTGTGGTTCGGGATCAGTCTGCTGGTCAACACCCTGATCAAGGACACCCTGAATTACCCCCGTCCTTACGACCTCAAACCCGAGCTGGCCACCGAAGCCGCCAAAGCCACCGGCACCGGCCCCGGTCTGCCCAGCGGTCATGCCCAGATGAGCGCCACCATGTGGTGGATTGCTGCCACCCAAATCAAGAAAAGTTGGTTCTGGGTGCTGGCTGTGGTGGTGGTGGTTCTGGTTGGCCTGTCCCGCATGGTGCTGGGGGTGCACTTCCCTTCCGATGTGGTGGCAGGTTTGCTGCTGGGTGGCCTGTTCGTGCTGACCGCTGCTTTTGTGCAGGTGCCCGGTCTGAACACCATCGCCAGAGTGATCACCGGGATTGCCGGTCTGGGTCTGGCCTTGCTGCTTCCAGAGCTGGCCCTCAGTTTTGCTGTGCTGACTGGTGCTTTGATTTGCAGTGGCAAATACGAGTCCCCCAGAACCGCAGGAGGCAAAGCCCTGACCGCTCTGGTGGGCCTGCTTTTGGTTGCTGTGGTGTATGTGGGTCCCAAACTGGTGCTGTCCGATGAAATGGAACACAGCGCAGCAGGTGAATTCCTCAGGTACTTTGTTCTGGTGCTGACCGCTCTGGCAGCCGTTCCCAGAATCATGAAGTTCAAGCGTCTGACCGCAGAGCCTGTGACCACCGTGGATGGTGTGCGGGTTTAA